The Doryrhamphus excisus isolate RoL2022-K1 chromosome 1, RoL_Dexc_1.0, whole genome shotgun sequence genome includes a window with the following:
- the chmp5a gene encoding charged multivesicular body protein 5, producing MNRIFGRSKPTAPQPNLSDCIGNVDARAESIEKKIGRLDAELMKYKDQMKKMRDGPSKNIVKQKAMRVLKQKRMYEGQREQLAQQSFNMEQANYTIQTLKDTKTTVDAMKMGAKEMKRAYKDVKLDQIDDLQDQLEDMMEEASEVQEALSRSYGTPDIDEDDLEAELDALGDELLLDEDSSYLDDASAAPSIPEGIPGESKANKDGVLVDEFGLPQIPAT from the exons GTGGATGCTAGGGCAGAGTCCATTGAGAAGAAGATTGGCAGACTAGACGCTGAACTCATGAAGTACAAGGACCAGATGAAGAAGATGAGAGATGGACCTTCCAAG AACATTGTGAAACAGAAGGCGATGAGAGTCCTGAAGCAGAAGAGGAT GTATGAAGGTCAACGAGAACAGCTGGCTCAGCAGTCTTTCAACATGGAGCAGGCCAACTACACCATCCAGACACTGAAAGACACCAAAACTACT GTGGATGCCATGAAGATGGGCGCCAAGGAGATGAAAAGAGCCTACAAGGACGTCAAACTGGACCAGATTGAT GACCTGCAGGACCAGTTGGAGGACATGATGGAAGAAGCCAGCGAGGTGCAAGAGGCTCTGAGTCGCAGCTATGGCACTCCAGACATTGACGAGGATGATCTAGAAGCAG AGCTGGACGCTCTAGGTGACGAGCTTTTGCTGGATGAAGACAGCTCTTACCTGGACGACGCCTCGGCTGCTCCCTCCATCCCAGAGGGCATACCTGGAGAGAGCAAGGCAAACAAA GATGGCGTCCTGGTGGATGAGTTTGGCCTACCGCAGATTCCCGCCACATAA
- the bag1 gene encoding BAG family molecular chaperone regulator 1, translating into MSEEAVTVTVAYGSTKHSITVTSQEDGKSPTVKDLADCLTQLTGVPAASQKLIFKGKSLKDMEQTLSSYRIKSGCKLMMIGKRNSPEEEAELKKLKDIEKSVEQTAKKLEKVDGELTGLKNGFLAKDLQADALGKLDHRVKVAAEQFMKILEQIDSLSLPENFNDCRMKKKGLVKTVQDFLAQCDKMEACISDHLTKIQSKNLALVD; encoded by the exons ATGTCTGAGGAAGCTGTAACCGTGACAGTTGCTTACG GTTCTACAAAGCACAGCATCACAGTAACAAGTCAGGAAGATGGCAAGAGTCCAACTGTTAAAGACCTGGCAGACTGTCTCACTCAGCTAACGGGAGTGCCCGCAGCCTCACAAAAACTCATCTTCAAAG GGAAGTCGCTGAAGGACATGGAACAGACTTTGTCCAGCTACAGAATCAAAAGCGGTTGCAAACTAATGATGATCGGAAAGAGG AACAGTCCTGAGGAGGAAGCCGAGCTGAAGAAGTTGAAAGACATTGAGAAGTCCGTGGAGCAAACTGCCAAAAAGTTGGAGAAGGTGGACGGGGAGTTGACTGGACTTAAAAAC GGTTTCCTGGCCAAAGATCTGCAGGCGGACGCTCTTGGTAAACTGGATCACCGAGTGAAAGTAGCAGCCGAACAGTTCATGAAGATCCTGGAGCAGATAGACTCTCTG AGCCTCCCGGAAAACTTCAATGACTGCAGAATGAAGAAAAAGGGCCTGGTAAAGACGGTGCag GACTTCCTGGCACAGTGCGACAAGATGGAGGCGTGCATATCAGACCACTTGACAAAGATCCAGTCTAAAAATCTGGCTCTGGTGGATTAA
- the myl12.2 gene encoding myosin, light chain 12, genome duplicate 2 codes for MSSKRAKGKNTKKRPQRATSNVFAMFDQSQIQEFKEAFNMIDQNRDGFIDKEDLHDMLASLGKNPTDDYLEAMMNEAPGPINFTMFLTMFGEKLNGTDPEDVIRNAFACFDEEGTGLIQEEFLRELLTTMGDRFTDEEVDELFREAPIDKKGNFNYVAFTRILKHGAKDKDD; via the exons ATGTCAAGCAAACGGGCCAAGGGAAAGAACACCAAGAAGCGTCCCCAACGCGCTACCTCCAATGTGTTTGCTATGTTCGACCAGTCTCAAATCCAGGAGTTCAAGGAGGCTTTTAACATGATAGACCAGAACAGGGATGGTTTCATTGACAAGGAAGACCTGCATGACATGTTGgcctcattag GTAAAAATCCCACGGATGACTACTTGGAAGCGATGATGAATGAAGCCCCCGGTCCAATCAACTTCACTATGTTTTTAACCATGTTTGGAGAGAAGCTGAACGGCACTGACCCGGAGGATGTGATTCGGAATGCCTTTGCTTGTTTTGATGAGGAGGGAACGG GTCTGATCCAAGAGGAGTTCCTCCGCGAGCTCCTCACCACTATGGGCGACAGGTTCACAGACGAGGAAGTGGACGAGCTCTTCCGTGAGGCCCCCATTGACAAGAAAGGCAACTTTAACTACGTGGCGTTCACGCGCATCCTAAAGCACGGTGCCAAGGACAAGGACGATTAG
- the myom1a gene encoding myomesin 1a (skelemin) isoform X1 — MSASVQVSQMKRQHHQHKEHHQHKEHRQHKEQHQEQHYESSCHLSAKSSISKQSFSTYKTTSHRVKTVVKTEKGQEVVKLSPLPKRAKRTYLATDLDKEVIGYVIPVFRANHEEIRGLMEAREEDVTEEGINYVAMRNLFVREAKEALEVKVEKKTRTTHIRESAERLELNKTLEEWTEFRKKMNPDSLTHAPEFIGRPRGQTVWEGQTITLHCTVAGWPKPRIAWYKNNVLINADAHSEKYTIESNYNMHSLAIKNCDFYDTAQYRVSALNVKGEMSSVATIVVKRFQDDEECGPLPSKPHGFSLQHGVTFETTILDKFEVAFGCEGETLSLGCTVIVYPTVKKYQPEAVWYRDSVPLKESKWVHSQWSGQRATLTLVHLNKEDEGLYTLRVNTNSGYDTYSAYVFVRDAEVEVAGVPVAPLDVRCHDANKDYVVVTWKQPAVEGSSSILGYYIDRCEVGTHHWAQCNDSPVKYARFPVTGLVEGRSYVFRVRALNMAGVSRPSRISEAVIAMDPFDRARLLGPSAPWTGMIKFTEEDHTVGVIPGEPSDVVVTEATKSYVVLAWKPPIQRGHEGVMYFIEKCISGTDSWQRVNAGMPVKSPRFALFDLAEGKSYSFRVRCCNSAGVGEASEATRDITVGDMLDLPSAPGTPVATRNTNTSVVVSWAASKDVKHLVGYYIEYSVVGTDVWIPCNNKPVKQTRFVCHGLTSETTCVFRVKAVNAAGYSLTSSDSESVIVRAAISIPAEPSGVTLLEAHKDTMVLGWNEPSNTGGAAIRGYFVDYRTVKGKVVGKWHELNLQALTTTSYKVEDLKENIIYQFQVRAMNMAGVSKGSLPSVALECKEWTLTVPGVPVGLHFLEVRDSSVVVLWEAPAFNGRTPVNGYYLDIKEAEAGEEGWKAVHEKANKSKYMKVSGLQAATSYVFRVRAQNLAGVGKHSAVLGPILAETRPGTKEIYVDVDDDGVISMVFECSEMSEGSEFVWSKNYQAITDTSRVTIINEKGRTRAIFNDPSLEDLGIFSCVATNTDGISSSYTLTEEDLKHLLDISHEHKFPVIPFKNEMVMELQEKGRMRFWTQVEKFSKDCQVEYVFNDAIITQGEKYTMNFDKTTGIIEMFMDSLEMTDEGTFTFNLVDGKAKGTTSYVLIGEEFREVQKKSQFERAEWIRKQGPHFIEYLGFTVTAECDVLLKCTVGNIKAETEIIWSKDSIEIRDGDEAAKKLEQKDGVLTFNIGKWVNKQDVQADTEDTKPPAEDASLLSPPRPKISKKDAGMYEVFLKDERGQDMSRFDLTNEGYQDVMNELFRVIANSSSQIQVLSTEHGIILYSTVTYYHEEQRVSWLHKDTKISASERVKSGVTGEQLWLKINEPTEKDKGKYTIDVFDGKDGVKRVFDLSGQAWEEAFEEFQRLKAAAIAERNRARVIGGLPDVVAIQEGKSLNLTGNVWGEPVPEVSWTKNERELVSDDRYQLKFEHGKFASITIAAVSRSDSGKYALVVKNKYGTEAGEFTVSVYNPEDDEKEEGEKD; from the exons ATGTCAGCATCGGTGCAAGTCTCACAGATGAAGCGGCAGCATCATCAACATAAGGAGCATCATCAACATAAGGAGCATCGTCAACATAAGGAGCAGCATCAAGAGCAACACTATGAGAGCAGCTGTCACTTGAGTGCCAAGTCGTCCATTAGCAAGCAGTCCTTCTCCACTTACAAGACCACCAGCCATCG TGTGAAGACCGTAGTGAAGACAGAAAAAGGGCAGGAGGTGGTCAAACTGAGTCCGCTACCCAAGAGAGCCAAGCGCACCTACCTGGCCACGGACTTGGACAAGGAAGTCATCGGATATGTCATTCCGGTTTTCAGAGCCAA TCATGAAGAAATCCGCGGTCTGATGGAGGCCCGTGAAGAGGATGTGACCGAGGAGGGCATCAACTACGTGGCCATGAGGAACCTCTTTGTCAGGGAGGCTAAGGAAGCCCTGGAGGTCAAGGTGGAGAAGAAAACCAGGACTACACACATCCGGGAATCTGCTGAGCGCTTGGAGCTGAACAAAACT CTGGAAGAGTGGACAGAGTTCCGCAAGAAAATGAACCCAGACAGCTTGACTCACGCCCCGGAGTTCATCGGCAGGCCCCGTGGACAGACTGTCTGGGAGGGCCAGACCATTACACTGCACTGCACCGTAGCAGGCTGGCCCAAACCCAGAATTGCCTG GTACAAAAACAACGTACTGATCAATGCCGATGCCCACTCTGAGAAATACACCATTGAGAGCAATTACAACATGCACTCACTGGCGATCAAGAA CTGTGACTTCTACGACACGGCTCAGTATCGCGTTTCTGCGCTCAATGTGAAAGGAGAGATGTCGTCAGTGGCTACCATTGTCGTTAAAC GGTTCCAGGACGACGAGGAATGTGGACCGCTTCCATCCAAGCCTC ATGGCTTCTCCCTCCAGCACGGCGTCACCTTCGAGACCACCATCCTGGACAAATTTGAAGTGGCGTTCGGGTGCGAGGGCGAGACACTCAGCCTCGGCTGCACCGTCATCGTGTATCCCACAGTGAAAAAGTACCAGCCTGAAGCGGTGTGGTACAGAGACT CTGTGCCCCTAAAGGAGTCGAAATGGGTTCATAGCCAGTGGTCCGGTCAGCGTGCCACACTCACGCTGGTCCACCTCAACAAGGAAGACGAGGGTCTGTATACCCTGCGTGTCAACACCAATTCCGGCTATGACACCTACTCCGCTTACGTCTTTGTTAGAG atGCTGAGGTGGAGGTGGCGGGGGTCCCTGTCGCCCCCTTGGATGTCCGCTGTCATGATGCCAACAAAGACTATGTGGTGGTCACCTGGAAGCAGCCAGCCGTGGAGGGCAGCAGCTCCATCTTGGGATACTACATTGACAG GTGCGAGGTGGGCACTCACCACTGGGCCCAGTGCAACGACAGCCCGGTCAAGTACGCCCGCTTCCCCGTCACAGGACTGGTGGAAGGTCGGTCCTACGTCTTCAGGGTGAGGGCCTTGAACATGGCGGGGGTCAGCCGTCCTTCACGTATCTCTGAGGCGGTGATCGCCATGGATCCCTTTGACAGGGCCCGCCTCCTCG GCCCGTCTGCTCCATGGACGGGTATGATCAAGTTCACCGAGGAGGATCACACCG TGGGCGTGATCCCCGGAGAACCCAGTGATGTTGTAGTTACCGAGGCAACTAAGAGCTACGTGGTGCTAGCCTGGAAGCCCCCGATCCAAAGGGGCCACGAAGGAGTGATGTATTTCATTGAGAAA TGTATTTCTGGGACAGACTCCTGGCAGAGGGTGAACGCCGGCATGCCAGTCAAGTCCCCTCGCTTCGCCCTTTTCGACCTGGCCGAAGGCAAATCCTACAGCTTCCGTGTGCGCTGCTGCAACTCAGCAGGCGTCGGCGAGGCCTCTGAAGCCACGCGGGACATCACTGTCGGCGACATGCTGG ACCTGCCCTCAGCTCCAGGAACACCAGTGGCCACCAGGAACACCAACACCTCCGTGGTGGTCTCCTGGGCAGCCTCAAAGGACGTCAAACACCTTGTGGGCTACTATATCGAATACAGCGTAGTGGGCACAGACGTCTGGATTCCTTGCAACAACAAACCTGTCAAGCAGACCAG GTTCGTGTGTCACGGCCTCACCAGCGAGACCACCTGCGTGTTCAGAGTGAAGGCGGTCAACGCCGCAGGATACAGCCTGACCTCCTCCGATTCCGAGTCGGTGATCGTGCGAGCTGCCATTT CCATCCCTGCCGAGCCAAGCGGTGTGACACTGCTGGAGGCTCACAAGGACACCATGGTGTTGGGCTGGAACGAGCCCTCTAACACCGGGGGAGCGGCCATCAGAGGATACTTTGTGGACTACAGGACCGTGAAGGGAAAGGTTGTCGGCAAGTGGCATGAGCTCAACCTCCAGGCTTTGACCACAACCTCCTACAAG GTGGAGGACCTGAAGGAGAACATTATCTACCAGTTCCAGGTGCGGGCCATGAACATGGCAGGTGTTAGCAAAGGCTCGCTGCCCAGTGTGGCTCTGGAGTGCAAAGAGTGGACCCTGACTGTGCCAG GTGTTCCCGTTGGTCTTCATTTTCTGGAGGTTCGGGACTCCTCTGTAGTGGTCCTGTGGGAGGCACCGGCATTTAATGGGCGTACTCCCGTCAACGGCTACTACCTGGACATCAAGGAAGCTGAGGCTGgggaggaaggatggaaggcCGTCCACGAGAAGGCCAACAAGTCGAAATATATGAAA GTGAGTGGGCTCCAGGCCGCAACATCCTATGTCTTCCGTGTGCGGGCTCAAAACCTTGCAGGAGTCGGGAAGCACTCTGCAGTCTTGGGTCCCATCCTAGCCGAGACTCGCCCTG GCACCAAGGAGATTTACGTGGACGTGGATGACGACGGCGTGATCTCCATGGTCTTTGAATGCTCTGAGATGAGTGAAGGTTCTGAGTTTGTTTGGTCTAAGAACTACCAGGCCATCACAGACACCTCTAGAGTGACGATCATCAACGAGAAGGGCAG GACCAGGGCTATCTTTAACGACCCCTCCCTGGAGGATCTGGGCATTTTCTCCTGCGTGGCCACAAACACCGACGGCATCTCCTCCAGCTACACGCTGACCGAGGAAG ATCTAAAGCATCTTCTGGACATCAGTCACGAGCACAAGTTCCCCG TTATCCCATTCAAGAATGAAATGGTCATGGAGTTGCAGGAGAAGGGCCGTATGCGATTCTGGACTCAGGTGGAGAAGTTCTCTAAAGACTGCCAAGTGGAGTACGTCTTTAATGATGCCATCATTACTCAAGGAGAG AAGTACACCATGAACTTCGACAAGACCACCGGTATCATCGAGATGTTCATGGACTCCCTGGAGATGACTGATGAAGGAACATTCACCTTTAATCTGGTGGATGGCAAAGCTAAGGGCACGACTAGCTATGTGCTCATCGGGGAAG AGTTCAGAGAGGTGCAGAAGAAGTCACAATTTGAGAGAGCAGAATGGATCAGGAAACAAG GTCCTCACTTTATCGAGTACCTTGGTTTCACCGTTACGGCAGAATGCGATGTGCTGCTGAAATGCACG GTAGGAAATATCAAAGCAGAGACAGAGATCATCTGGTCCAAAGACAGCATCGAAATCCGTGATGGTGATGAAGCCGCAAAGAAATTGGAGCAAAAGGACGGCGTGCTGACCTTTAATATCGGAAAG TGGGTTAATAAGCAAGACGTGCAAGCAGACACAGAAGACACAAAGCCGCCCGCTGAGGATGCTTCGCTGCTGTCGCCGCCAAGACCCAAA ATTTCCAAGAAGGATGCGGGTATGTATGAGGTGTTCCTGAAGGACGAGAGAGGCCAAGATATGAGCAggtttgatctgacaaatgAAG GCTACCAGGATGTGATGAATGAGCTGTTCAGGGTGATTG CCAACTCGTCATCTCAAATTCAAGTCCTAAGTACCGAACACGGCATCATCCTCTACTCCACTGTCACATATTATCACGAGGAACAGCGTGTTAGCTGGCTTCACAA GGACACTAAGATTTCCGCTTCAGAGAGAGTCAAGTCGGGAGTGACGGGTGAACAGCTGTGGCTGAAGATCAACGAGCCCACCGAGAAGGACAAGGGCAAATACACCATCGACGTGTTTGACGGCAAGGACGGTGTCAAGCGTGTGTTTGATCTGAGCGGCCAAG CTTGGGAGGAAGCATTTGAGGAATTCCAAAGACTCAA GGCGGCAGCCATTGCGGAGAGAA ATCGTGCCCGTGTGATCGGAGGCCTGCCAGATGTGGTTGCCATCCAAGAGGGCAAG TCGCTCAACCTGACCGGCAACGTGTGGGGCGAGCCCGTTCCTGAGGTCAGCTGGACCAAGAACGAGAGGGAGCTCGTCTCAGATGATCGCTACCAGCTCAAGTTTGAGCACGGAAAGTTCGCCAGCATCACCATCGCTGCTGTCAGCAGGTCCGATTCGGGCAAGTACGCCCTGGTGGTTAAGAACAAGTACGGCACGGAGGCGGGAGAGTTCACGGTCAGCGTCTACAACCCGGAGGACGATGAGAAGGAGGAAGGGGAGAAGGACTGA
- the myom1a gene encoding myomesin 1a (skelemin) isoform X2 yields MSASVQVSQMKRQHHQHKEHHQHKEHRQHKEQHQEQHYESSCHLSAKSSISKQSFSTYKTTSHRVKTVVKTEKGQEVVKLSPLPKRAKRTYLATDLDKEVIGYVIPVFRANHEEIRGLMEAREEDVTEEGINYVAMRNLFVREAKEALEVKVEKKTRTTHIRESAERLELNKTLEEWTEFRKKMNPDSLTHAPEFIGRPRGQTVWEGQTITLHCTVAGWPKPRIAWYKNNVLINADAHSEKYTIESNYNMHSLAIKNCDFYDTAQYRVSALNVKGEMSSVATIVVKRFQDDEECGPLPSKPHGFSLQHGVTFETTILDKFEVAFGCEGETLSLGCTVIVYPTVKKYQPEAVWYRDSVPLKESKWVHSQWSGQRATLTLVHLNKEDEGLYTLRVNTNSGYDTYSAYVFVRDAEVEVAGVPVAPLDVRCHDANKDYVVVTWKQPAVEGSSSILGYYIDRCEVGTHHWAQCNDSPVKYARFPVTGLVEGRSYVFRVRALNMAGVSRPSRISEAVIAMDPFDRARLLGPSAPWTGMIKFTEEDHTVGVIPGEPSDVVVTEATKSYVVLAWKPPIQRGHEGVMYFIEKCISGTDSWQRVNAGMPVKSPRFALFDLAEGKSYSFRVRCCNSAGVGEASEATRDITVGDMLDLPSAPGTPVATRNTNTSVVVSWAASKDVKHLVGYYIEYSVVGTDVWIPCNNKPVKQTRFVCHGLTSETTCVFRVKAVNAAGYSLTSSDSESVIVRAAISIPAEPSGVTLLEAHKDTMVLGWNEPSNTGGAAIRGYFVDYRTVKGKVVGKWHELNLQALTTTSYKVEDLKENIIYQFQVRAMNMAGVSKGSLPSVALECKEWTLTVPGVPVGLHFLEVRDSSVVVLWEAPAFNGRTPVNGYYLDIKEAEAGEEGWKAVHEKANKSKYMKVSGLQAATSYVFRVRAQNLAGVGKHSAVLGPILAETRPGTKEIYVDVDDDGVISMVFECSEMSEGSEFVWSKNYQAITDTSRVTIINEKGRTRAIFNDPSLEDLGIFSCVATNTDGISSSYTLTEEDLKHLLDISHEHKFPVIPFKNEMVMELQEKGRMRFWTQVEKFSKDCQVEYVFNDAIITQGEKYTMNFDKTTGIIEMFMDSLEMTDEGTFTFNLVDGKAKGTTSYVLIGEEFREVQKKSQFERAEWIRKQGPHFIEYLGFTVTAECDVLLKCTVGNIKAETEIIWSKDSIEIRDGDEAAKKLEQKDGVLTFNIGKWVNKQDVQADTEDTKPPAEDASLLSPPRPKISKKDAGMYEVFLKDERGQDMSRFDLTNEGYQDVMNELFRVIANSSSQIQVLSTEHGIILYSTVTYYHEEQRVSWLHKDTKISASERVKSGVTGEQLWLKINEPTEKDKGKYTIDVFDGKDGVKRVFDLSGQGRQPLRREIVPV; encoded by the exons ATGTCAGCATCGGTGCAAGTCTCACAGATGAAGCGGCAGCATCATCAACATAAGGAGCATCATCAACATAAGGAGCATCGTCAACATAAGGAGCAGCATCAAGAGCAACACTATGAGAGCAGCTGTCACTTGAGTGCCAAGTCGTCCATTAGCAAGCAGTCCTTCTCCACTTACAAGACCACCAGCCATCG TGTGAAGACCGTAGTGAAGACAGAAAAAGGGCAGGAGGTGGTCAAACTGAGTCCGCTACCCAAGAGAGCCAAGCGCACCTACCTGGCCACGGACTTGGACAAGGAAGTCATCGGATATGTCATTCCGGTTTTCAGAGCCAA TCATGAAGAAATCCGCGGTCTGATGGAGGCCCGTGAAGAGGATGTGACCGAGGAGGGCATCAACTACGTGGCCATGAGGAACCTCTTTGTCAGGGAGGCTAAGGAAGCCCTGGAGGTCAAGGTGGAGAAGAAAACCAGGACTACACACATCCGGGAATCTGCTGAGCGCTTGGAGCTGAACAAAACT CTGGAAGAGTGGACAGAGTTCCGCAAGAAAATGAACCCAGACAGCTTGACTCACGCCCCGGAGTTCATCGGCAGGCCCCGTGGACAGACTGTCTGGGAGGGCCAGACCATTACACTGCACTGCACCGTAGCAGGCTGGCCCAAACCCAGAATTGCCTG GTACAAAAACAACGTACTGATCAATGCCGATGCCCACTCTGAGAAATACACCATTGAGAGCAATTACAACATGCACTCACTGGCGATCAAGAA CTGTGACTTCTACGACACGGCTCAGTATCGCGTTTCTGCGCTCAATGTGAAAGGAGAGATGTCGTCAGTGGCTACCATTGTCGTTAAAC GGTTCCAGGACGACGAGGAATGTGGACCGCTTCCATCCAAGCCTC ATGGCTTCTCCCTCCAGCACGGCGTCACCTTCGAGACCACCATCCTGGACAAATTTGAAGTGGCGTTCGGGTGCGAGGGCGAGACACTCAGCCTCGGCTGCACCGTCATCGTGTATCCCACAGTGAAAAAGTACCAGCCTGAAGCGGTGTGGTACAGAGACT CTGTGCCCCTAAAGGAGTCGAAATGGGTTCATAGCCAGTGGTCCGGTCAGCGTGCCACACTCACGCTGGTCCACCTCAACAAGGAAGACGAGGGTCTGTATACCCTGCGTGTCAACACCAATTCCGGCTATGACACCTACTCCGCTTACGTCTTTGTTAGAG atGCTGAGGTGGAGGTGGCGGGGGTCCCTGTCGCCCCCTTGGATGTCCGCTGTCATGATGCCAACAAAGACTATGTGGTGGTCACCTGGAAGCAGCCAGCCGTGGAGGGCAGCAGCTCCATCTTGGGATACTACATTGACAG GTGCGAGGTGGGCACTCACCACTGGGCCCAGTGCAACGACAGCCCGGTCAAGTACGCCCGCTTCCCCGTCACAGGACTGGTGGAAGGTCGGTCCTACGTCTTCAGGGTGAGGGCCTTGAACATGGCGGGGGTCAGCCGTCCTTCACGTATCTCTGAGGCGGTGATCGCCATGGATCCCTTTGACAGGGCCCGCCTCCTCG GCCCGTCTGCTCCATGGACGGGTATGATCAAGTTCACCGAGGAGGATCACACCG TGGGCGTGATCCCCGGAGAACCCAGTGATGTTGTAGTTACCGAGGCAACTAAGAGCTACGTGGTGCTAGCCTGGAAGCCCCCGATCCAAAGGGGCCACGAAGGAGTGATGTATTTCATTGAGAAA TGTATTTCTGGGACAGACTCCTGGCAGAGGGTGAACGCCGGCATGCCAGTCAAGTCCCCTCGCTTCGCCCTTTTCGACCTGGCCGAAGGCAAATCCTACAGCTTCCGTGTGCGCTGCTGCAACTCAGCAGGCGTCGGCGAGGCCTCTGAAGCCACGCGGGACATCACTGTCGGCGACATGCTGG ACCTGCCCTCAGCTCCAGGAACACCAGTGGCCACCAGGAACACCAACACCTCCGTGGTGGTCTCCTGGGCAGCCTCAAAGGACGTCAAACACCTTGTGGGCTACTATATCGAATACAGCGTAGTGGGCACAGACGTCTGGATTCCTTGCAACAACAAACCTGTCAAGCAGACCAG GTTCGTGTGTCACGGCCTCACCAGCGAGACCACCTGCGTGTTCAGAGTGAAGGCGGTCAACGCCGCAGGATACAGCCTGACCTCCTCCGATTCCGAGTCGGTGATCGTGCGAGCTGCCATTT CCATCCCTGCCGAGCCAAGCGGTGTGACACTGCTGGAGGCTCACAAGGACACCATGGTGTTGGGCTGGAACGAGCCCTCTAACACCGGGGGAGCGGCCATCAGAGGATACTTTGTGGACTACAGGACCGTGAAGGGAAAGGTTGTCGGCAAGTGGCATGAGCTCAACCTCCAGGCTTTGACCACAACCTCCTACAAG GTGGAGGACCTGAAGGAGAACATTATCTACCAGTTCCAGGTGCGGGCCATGAACATGGCAGGTGTTAGCAAAGGCTCGCTGCCCAGTGTGGCTCTGGAGTGCAAAGAGTGGACCCTGACTGTGCCAG GTGTTCCCGTTGGTCTTCATTTTCTGGAGGTTCGGGACTCCTCTGTAGTGGTCCTGTGGGAGGCACCGGCATTTAATGGGCGTACTCCCGTCAACGGCTACTACCTGGACATCAAGGAAGCTGAGGCTGgggaggaaggatggaaggcCGTCCACGAGAAGGCCAACAAGTCGAAATATATGAAA GTGAGTGGGCTCCAGGCCGCAACATCCTATGTCTTCCGTGTGCGGGCTCAAAACCTTGCAGGAGTCGGGAAGCACTCTGCAGTCTTGGGTCCCATCCTAGCCGAGACTCGCCCTG GCACCAAGGAGATTTACGTGGACGTGGATGACGACGGCGTGATCTCCATGGTCTTTGAATGCTCTGAGATGAGTGAAGGTTCTGAGTTTGTTTGGTCTAAGAACTACCAGGCCATCACAGACACCTCTAGAGTGACGATCATCAACGAGAAGGGCAG GACCAGGGCTATCTTTAACGACCCCTCCCTGGAGGATCTGGGCATTTTCTCCTGCGTGGCCACAAACACCGACGGCATCTCCTCCAGCTACACGCTGACCGAGGAAG ATCTAAAGCATCTTCTGGACATCAGTCACGAGCACAAGTTCCCCG TTATCCCATTCAAGAATGAAATGGTCATGGAGTTGCAGGAGAAGGGCCGTATGCGATTCTGGACTCAGGTGGAGAAGTTCTCTAAAGACTGCCAAGTGGAGTACGTCTTTAATGATGCCATCATTACTCAAGGAGAG AAGTACACCATGAACTTCGACAAGACCACCGGTATCATCGAGATGTTCATGGACTCCCTGGAGATGACTGATGAAGGAACATTCACCTTTAATCTGGTGGATGGCAAAGCTAAGGGCACGACTAGCTATGTGCTCATCGGGGAAG AGTTCAGAGAGGTGCAGAAGAAGTCACAATTTGAGAGAGCAGAATGGATCAGGAAACAAG GTCCTCACTTTATCGAGTACCTTGGTTTCACCGTTACGGCAGAATGCGATGTGCTGCTGAAATGCACG GTAGGAAATATCAAAGCAGAGACAGAGATCATCTGGTCCAAAGACAGCATCGAAATCCGTGATGGTGATGAAGCCGCAAAGAAATTGGAGCAAAAGGACGGCGTGCTGACCTTTAATATCGGAAAG TGGGTTAATAAGCAAGACGTGCAAGCAGACACAGAAGACACAAAGCCGCCCGCTGAGGATGCTTCGCTGCTGTCGCCGCCAAGACCCAAA ATTTCCAAGAAGGATGCGGGTATGTATGAGGTGTTCCTGAAGGACGAGAGAGGCCAAGATATGAGCAggtttgatctgacaaatgAAG GCTACCAGGATGTGATGAATGAGCTGTTCAGGGTGATTG CCAACTCGTCATCTCAAATTCAAGTCCTAAGTACCGAACACGGCATCATCCTCTACTCCACTGTCACATATTATCACGAGGAACAGCGTGTTAGCTGGCTTCACAA GGACACTAAGATTTCCGCTTCAGAGAGAGTCAAGTCGGGAGTGACGGGTGAACAGCTGTGGCTGAAGATCAACGAGCCCACCGAGAAGGACAAGGGCAAATACACCATCGACGTGTTTGACGGCAAGGACGGTGTCAAGCGTGTGTTTGATCTGAGCGGCCAAG GGCGGCAGCCATTGCGGAGAGAA ATCGTGCCCGTGTGA